The uncultured Fusobacterium sp. DNA window ATCATTTTATCCGTTCTCCTCTAGTTATAAGTATTATACCATTATAGCATTTAGAAAAATAATTTAAAAGTTAAAAATTGCAAGTTAATAGAATATATGTTAGTATTGATATATAGAAAGTAATTGGAGGAAAAGAATGAGATTAGATAAATTTTTAACAGAGTGTGGACTTGGTAGTAGAAAAGAGGTTAAATCACTTCTTACAAGTGGAAAGATAAAAGTTAATGGGGAAATAGTAAAAAATCCACAATCTAATATAAAAGAAAACGAAGATAGAGTTGAGTATAACAATAGAGTTTTAGAGTATAGCAAATTTAGATACTATATTATGAATAAAAAAGCTGGATATATAACAGCAGTGGAAGATCCTAGAGAGAAAACTGTAATGGAGCTTTTACCTGAGTGGGTTATTAAAAAAGAGTTAGCTCCAGTAGGTAGATTGGATAAGGATACAGAGGGGCTTTTGCTTTTAACAAATGATGGGCAACTTAATCATAAACTTTTAGCACCAAAAAGCCATGTTGAGAAAACTTACTATGCAGAGTTAGAAAAAGATATAAGCAATGAGGATATTGAAAAGTTAGAAAATGGGGTTGATATTGGTGGGTATATTACAATGCCAGCTAAAGCAGAGATAGTAGGAGAGAAGAAAATACATCTTACTATTAAAGAGGGAAAATTCCATCAAGTTAAAAAGATGCTAGAGGCAGTAGATAATAAAGTTATCTATTTAAAGAGAATATCATTTGGTAAATTATTACTAAATGATATGGAATTAGGAGAGGTAAGAGAAGTAAAAGTTGAAGATATTATTTGATTTTCTTAAATAATATAATAGGACTTTTTAGGAGAAAAGGTAATGGATATAATTAAAAGAGGGGAAACTGGAGTTGTAACAGCCAGAAGAAAAAAAAGAGTTAAAGAGGAGAGAAAAAGTATATTTGAAATATATCGTTCTCCAAAAACTATAAAAGATTATATGTTCTACCTAAAGGATTTTCTCAACTTTGTATATGAAGGTGAAGGAGATATTAGAGGTGATGAGCTTATAGATCTAATGAAAGATATAGATAAAACCGATGTAGAAGATTATATTAGTCACTTAGTTGATGAAAGAGGATTGAAAAAAACTTCTATAAATAAGATTCTCTCTGCACTAAAATCTCTATATAAAGAGATGGAGAAAAATGGTTTTGATAATCCCTTTAAATATATAGAGCTATTTAAAGTAGGAAGAAATATAGATAATATTTTAAAATTATCTTTTGAAGATATAAAAAAAATTATAGGATTGTATAAAATCAAGGGAGAAAAGGAGTATAGAAATATAACTATATTATATACTCTATTCTATACAGGAATGAGAAGTCAAGAGTTGCTAAATCTAAAGTTTAAACATATTCTTGTAAGAGAGGGAAGTTACTATATAAAACTAGAACAAACTAAAAGTGGAAGAGAGCAATATAAATCTGTGTATGGAATACTTGCTGATAAACTTAATGAGTATAAAAATTATCTGCAATCTCTTTACTCTATTAATGATGAGGAGATAGAGGAGCAATATGTTTTTAGTAGCTCAGTTAAAAAAAATACTCAACTATCATATAGAGCATTATATGATTTAGTTCAAAATTTTGGTAAGCTTATAGGAAAGGATATTAGTCCACATAATATCCGTCACGCTGTGGCAACAGAGCTTTCAATAAATGGAGCTGATCTTTTAGAGATTAGAGATTTTTTAGGACATGCAGATACAAGAGTGACAGAAGTGTATATCAATGCAAAATCTGTTCTTGAGAAAAAAGTTTTGGAGAAGTTACCATCACTTTCTTCTCTTGATGATGTAGTAGGTAAATAAATAGCTATAATTTTAATTAAGAAAATACTGTATAAATTTTAAAGATTAATTTCAGAATATAAAATAATTTTGATTTTAATCTTTTTTATTATAATAGATAAATATTTTATCAAGTATAAAAATATTTATAATTTTTTAAGCAAATTAAAGTCTATATTTTAAATAGTTAATTATTTAAAAATTATTTAACTAATATAACTGCATATAATTAACATTATATGTGGATTGGTTAGTTATTATATCTATTTAATAATTATTTCGAATAATTTATCGAAGTTTATAGAATATTTTATATAGTATTGCCATAAAAAATCAGTTTTATCAAATATAAATTTTTATGGGGATTTCCTATATTTGATTTTTTTGCTTATTATGTTATAATATATATGAAAGACCCAATGGGTACTTGAGATATGAAAAAAAGCGATGAAATAAGCTCTCACTTGTTGGGAGCTTTTATTCTGCCCTTAAGCAAGGCGGACAATCTACTATTATGTATATCTATATTGAAACACTAAGTATTAATGGAGGGATTGCAATTGCTTTCTTCATTCTTGCTTGGTTATGGTATAAAAGTAGATAAATAGTCACCTCAGCCCTGCGGGGCTTTTTTATTTTTTTGTAGATTATTATTTTTAAAATATAATTTTCTTAATTTTAGATATAGGACTAAAAAATATAAACAATTTAAAAGCAATATTTTTTCTTAAAATATATTATAGGTTTATTTGTTTAAATTACTTAAATTAAAAATTATTTAATATTTCTTTTAATTATAATTAAATAAAGATTATATTTTATTACTCAACAAAACTATAATCTAGCTAAAAAATTAGAAAATAAAAAACTGCTGAAAATGATAATTTCTAAACTATCAAATTCAACAGCTTTATTTTTTAAAAGTTATGTGTAAATCCTAACATTACCATATCATAGTAATAGTTTTTATTTACAAAAGCTAAATATCTAAGATTTACCAAGAAATCCTCTTGTAAGTAATAACCAATTCCAGCACTTAGCACTCCAGTATCTCTTCCAGTTTCAAGAATTTTAATTTTTCCATCTCTAGTTTTAAGATCTGCTCTATCATTGAAATCATAATTCCATTCGACACTACCATTTAAAAGCCACTTATTAGAGATCTCACTATAATAACTTAAACCTAAGTTACCACTTCCAACTCTATCATTATTATCTAAAATATCTCCATGTCCTTTAGTAGTATATTGATTCCAATTAACTCCAATATGTGGATATAGAATATTCTTTTCATTGATATCAAAGAAATACCCTGCCTCTGCTCCCAATGAATAATTTTTACTTCTATATATTATATTAGATATATTGTTACTACTTAATATATTTTTCCCCTCATCATAACCAGCTTTTCCTATAAATAGAAAATCATTGTAGTTATAAGCTAGATAGGCATTAAGTCCATATGTTCTAACCTTTTGGTCACTATCGTTGCTATCTTTATAATCAACTTTAGATTTTACATATCCAAGGCTCACACCAGTTATCATATTAGGATTTGATAAAAATGTGCTATTAGTTCCAGTTAAAAATCCCTTTGTTTTACTAGAGTAATCTGTATTATAATTATCTCTATCATAGTTAGATTTCAGTTCTCCAATACCCTCTATATATTGGCTACTACCACTATAACCTCTTCTATTTAATTTTTTAAATATTATGCTCTCTCTAAATTGCTCTGTTCCTCTATGTGCAATAATCTTACTATTAATTTCAGCTAGATTATTTTGTAGATTATCTCTATTAGCCAATGTTGGTATAGAGATAGCTACTAAAGCAAGAACAGTTAAAATTCCTTTTTTCATCTCTCCTCCTAACTATCTTCTTTTCTTTCCAAAGATTCTTAATAGATATAGGAATAGATTGATAAAATCAAGGTAAAGATTTAAAGCTCCAATAATTCCTATTTTTTCAATTACTTCTCTATCTCCATCAGCAATATTATAAGCTAGACGTTTAATTCTATTTACATCATAAGCTATAAGAGCTGAGAATATAACTATACCTAATATAGTTCCAGCCCAATAAAGCATTGGTGCTTTTATAAAGAAGTTAATTAGTGACATTATAATGATAGAGATAAGTCCAGTCATCAAATATTTTCCATAGTGGCTTAAATCTTCTGAAGTAGTATATCCATATACTGCTATTACAACAAACATTACAAGGGCAACACCTAAAGTATATAGTATACTTATAGGATCAAATACAAATGCAAGACTACTAAACAAAATACCATTCATAAGTGAATAGATAAAAAACATAAGTCTAGCTGTACTAGATGACATCTTATTTATACCTAAACTTAAGAAAAATACAAGTCCTAACTCAGCAAAAGTTATTATCTTAAAGTAAGGCATAATAGTGTAAAGTAAAGCTTGATTAAAGAAAAATACATAAGCTGGAACTGCTGCTGTAATCAATATTCCAACTATCATATTAAGAAATACCTTTCTTAAAAAACCATTTGTTACCTCTGCACGATCTACAAAATTTCCATATTCATCTCTTTGTTCATTTAAATCATATTCATTCATAGTAATACCTCCTAGAGTATATAAAATTTAAAAGAACTTGAAATAAATTTTGTAAATATAATTACTAAAACTATATAATCTATCTACAAAAATTTATTTTTCAAATCCTTATAATTATAGACAAGTTTTAGTAAAGCTTAAATCTACTACTTTAATTCCATCTACTGCTGCACTCATTATTCCACCAGCATATCCTGCCCCTTCTCCTATTGGGAAAAGTCCTCTAACATTTATAGATTCACCTTTTATATCTCTAACTATCTTAACAGGAGCAGAGGTTCTAGTTTCTGGAGCAATTAGATTAACTCTATTTGAAATAAAGTAACTATTTTTACCCCAATTTTCAAAAGCAGCTTTCATATTATTAGTTATAAATTGAGGGAAAAGATTATTTATATCATATGAGTTCATCTTCATCTCATAACTACTTTCTATCTCTGATTTTGTCTCTCTATTACTCATAAAGTCCATTACATTTTGATATACTGCACCATAGTTGTTTCCAATCTCGAAAGTTTTTCTTTCAAGCTTCTCTTGGAACTTCATACCAGAGAACAGCTCTTCACCAAATTCATTTTCCTTTATCCCTACAACAATAGCAGAGTTTGAAAATCTACCATCTCTTTGAGAATAACTCATACCATTTACCAATGTCCCACCAGTTTCAGATGCAGCATTTACAACTACACCCCCTGGACACATACAGAAAGAAAATACCCCTCTATCCTCTTTTCTATTATTATATGTTACACTATATGTAGCAGCTCCTAATAGAGGATTTCCAGCAAATTTACCATACTGCATCTTATCAATATCCTCTCTAAGATGCTCAATTCTAACACCAACAGCAAAAGGTTTATTTTCCATATGTACACCTTTTACCTGTAACATTCTATAAGTATCTCTTGAAGAATGTCCTATAGCTAAAATTACAGAGTCTACTGAATAATATTCTCTCTCTTTTAAACCTCTAACTATATCAATTCCTATAACCTTTCCATCTTTTATATGTAGATTTTCCATTTTACTATTAAAATAGAATTTTCCACCCATACTCTTTATTTTTTCTCTCAGATTTTTAACTACAACTTTTAATACATCAGTTCCTATATGTGGCTTATAATCCCACATAATATTTTCTTGAGCTCCACAAGCTACCAACTCTCTAAATACTTTATCTATATATTCACTTTTTATTCTAGTATTTAGTTTACCATCAGAGTATGTTCCAGCTCCACCCTCACCAAATTGTACATTTGATTCTGGATTAAGAGCTTTTAAATCTGAAATATTAAAGGAGTTTATAAAGTTATTTGTTGTAATATCTCTCTTATCTACCTCTTCTCCCCTTTCAAATACTAACGGAATATATCCATATTCAGCTAATCTAAGAGCTGCAAAAAGTCCTGCTGGTCCTGCTCCTATAACAGCTACCTCTTTTTTATTAAAAAGTGGCTCACGTTTTGGAATCTCCTTTTCCTTTGCAATAGTTACATCTTTTAATTTGGATAGATCAATATCATTTTTTAAAATAACCTCTATTGAATATATAAACTTAATATCATTTTTCTTTCTACTATCAATAGAACGTTTATTCCAAATGATTCTTTCTATATTCTCTTTTTTTATCCCTCTTTTACCTATCTCTTTTATCAACTCTTTATCTTGATTCTTTTCTAAAGAGATAATTATATTATTTATATTTACTTTCATTGCTCACCTCTTAACAGATTATAGCATAAAAAATAATCTCTATCAATTAAGTTAAGATAGTTTTAATAAGAATTTAGTTTTTAAATTAACAACAATTCTTTATCAATCAAATCACAATTAATAGAATTTAAAATTTTATTAAATTCTATATCTTTAACTCTATATTTAATAGTACTATATTTTTTATCACTTTTATTTTTTTCTAATATAAATAAAACCCGTGAAAAGTTTTTACCTATTTTTTGTGGTTCTTCTTTTAAAATTGAAGCAGGAACAAAAAAATCAAAATTTTCCATTTGTTTCAACCCTAAAACAATATCTTTTCTATCTATAACAGGTTTATTTAATAAAATATCAACTTCTAATTTTAATGTAAAAAAAATCATCTTGAAAGCATACTTGAACTGGTGTAGAGATAAGTAAAGGCAATCTATCAAATATCTGTAATTTTAATTTAGTTGTTCCATTTCTTTTATAATTAATAGCACTTAATGGTATTCTGTTTTTTTCTAAGTTTTTATAAAAATCTAATGCTTTTATTTTAGTTTCAACTCCTGTTAAATGGAGAAAATTGCTTCTTACACATTTCATTTCAAAAAACTCAAACTTATTATTTAATTTATTTTTAAAAACATATAAAAAATCTTTGTTTAACAGGTATTTATCATATATTTTCTTTGCTTTTATTAAATTTTCAATCAATTTCATTTTATCATTCATAAAAACTCCCTAAAAAAAAAGCTACCATAGAGGTAGCTAAAAAGGTTTTTCCGTTGTCTGCCAACACGTTAATCTTAAACATTAACATAAGTTTCGAGTTTTTCCGTTGCTCGCCAACACGTTAGTCTTATCACCTAACTTAAATTTCAGACTTCCTTTTTCTTATTTAAATGATACACTATTTTTTATAAAAAGTCAATAAAGAGTATTTTTCTCTTCTCTAATAGAGAAAAAAACTACACCCTTATATATGAGTGTAGTCTTAATTTTAAGTTTCTAATCAATTACATTTCTTTTACTCTGTCAGCTAGTAATTTACCAACTTTAAATTTAACAGCTTTTTTACCAGGAATAGTCATTCTCTCTTTAGTTTGAGGATTTCTAACTTCTCTAGTTGCTCTCTCTTTTACTTCCCATTTTCCCCAACCAACAAAAGTAATACTATCTCCTTTTAATAGAGTATCTTCTACTGTAGCCAAAAATAGTGCTACTGCTCTTTCAGCTTCTTTTTTAGTAAATCCACCTTTTTCTGCATATAATTCAACAAACTCTTTTTTAGTCATAGTTGCCTCCCAGTTTTCTAGTTTCTTTGCCTATATTATATATATACCCTTTATTTTGGGATTTGTAAATAAAAAATTTAAAATTTTTTTAATTTTTGGTTCATTTTAAGGTATAATTAACATATATTAAAAAAAATTAAGTTATATATTACAAAATTATTTTAAATCCTTGAGAAGCACGATTTACTTCAGTGTCTGTAACTCCTAAATATTTTTGTGTCACAACTACTGAAGAATGATTTAAAAGTCTTCTTACCAATTCAATATTATATCTATTATTAGTATATTGTATATGTGCATAGGTTTTTCTAAAACTATGGGTAGAGAAATTCTCAATCTCTGTACATTTAGAAACTTTTTGCAAAAACTTTTGTACCCATCTAATAGAAAAAGTAAATAATCTATCATTTTCTCCTAACTCTTTTTTTCTACAATAATCCTTTACAATTTTTACAACCTCACTATTAATATCTCTATTTTGGCGTTTTCCTGTTTTTTGTTCTATCACATCTATTCTCCCATTGATAATATCTTTTACTTTTAAATTTAAAACATCTCCTATTCTTAGTCCAGTATTTAATTGAATAAAACAAATTAAGTAAATTTGAAAGTTAGCTCTTATTTTTATTCCATTTCTATTTCCTCCATTTTTTATGTACTTGAAAATTGTTATTAATTCATCTTTTTCTAATGCTTTTGTTTTCATAATATTTTTCCTCCCTTTTTATTCTTATATATTATTTATTCGCTATATTAAGATAATTTAATTCTTATATCTAGCTTTATTTTTAATTTTATTATAAAATATAATTATTATACATATTGGGAGGTTTTAAATATGCTTATTATTAAAAATGGTACTGTACTTGATGTAGAAAAATCTAAAAGTGTAAAAATGGATATCTCAATAGAAGATGGAAAAATTGTTGCAATTAAAAAAAGTATCAGAGCAAAAAAAGAGGATTGTGTAATTGATGCTGAAGGTAAAATAGTTGCTCCAGGATTTATTGATGCTCATTGTCACTTAGGACTTATGGGAGATAGCGTTGGTTTTGAAAATGATGATGTCAATGAAAAATCAGATCCTATCACTCCTCAAATGAGAGCTATCGATGCCCTTGATCCTATGGATAGAGTATTTAAAGAAGCTTACCAAGGTGGAATAACAGCAGTTGCTACTGGACCGGGAAGTGCTAATGTTATAGGTGGACAATTTGCA harbors:
- a CDS encoding PBECR4 domain-containing protein — its product is MNDKMKLIENLIKAKKIYDKYLLNKDFLYVFKNKLNNKFEFFEMKCVRSNFLHLTGVETKIKALDFYKNLEKNRIPLSAINYKRNGTTKLKLQIFDRLPLLISTPVQVCFQDDFFYIKIRS
- a CDS encoding NAD(P)/FAD-dependent oxidoreductase, with amino-acid sequence MKVNINNIIISLEKNQDKELIKEIGKRGIKKENIERIIWNKRSIDSRKKNDIKFIYSIEVILKNDIDLSKLKDVTIAKEKEIPKREPLFNKKEVAVIGAGPAGLFAALRLAEYGYIPLVFERGEEVDKRDITTNNFINSFNISDLKALNPESNVQFGEGGAGTYSDGKLNTRIKSEYIDKVFRELVACGAQENIMWDYKPHIGTDVLKVVVKNLREKIKSMGGKFYFNSKMENLHIKDGKVIGIDIVRGLKEREYYSVDSVILAIGHSSRDTYRMLQVKGVHMENKPFAVGVRIEHLREDIDKMQYGKFAGNPLLGAATYSVTYNNRKEDRGVFSFCMCPGGVVVNAASETGGTLVNGMSYSQRDGRFSNSAIVVGIKENEFGEELFSGMKFQEKLERKTFEIGNNYGAVYQNVMDFMSNRETKSEIESSYEMKMNSYDINNLFPQFITNNMKAAFENWGKNSYFISNRVNLIAPETRTSAPVKIVRDIKGESINVRGLFPIGEGAGYAGGIMSAAVDGIKVVDLSFTKTCL
- a CDS encoding tyrosine-type recombinase/integrase: MKTKALEKDELITIFKYIKNGGNRNGIKIRANFQIYLICFIQLNTGLRIGDVLNLKVKDIINGRIDVIEQKTGKRQNRDINSEVVKIVKDYCRKKELGENDRLFTFSIRWVQKFLQKVSKCTEIENFSTHSFRKTYAHIQYTNNRYNIELVRRLLNHSSVVVTQKYLGVTDTEVNRASQGFKIIL
- a CDS encoding autotransporter outer membrane beta-barrel domain-containing protein, producing the protein MKKGILTVLALVAISIPTLANRDNLQNNLAEINSKIIAHRGTEQFRESIIFKKLNRRGYSGSSQYIEGIGELKSNYDRDNYNTDYSSKTKGFLTGTNSTFLSNPNMITGVSLGYVKSKVDYKDSNDSDQKVRTYGLNAYLAYNYNDFLFIGKAGYDEGKNILSSNNISNIIYRSKNYSLGAEAGYFFDINEKNILYPHIGVNWNQYTTKGHGDILDNNDRVGSGNLGLSYYSEISNKWLLNGSVEWNYDFNDRADLKTRDGKIKILETGRDTGVLSAGIGYYLQEDFLVNLRYLAFVNKNYYYDMVMLGFTHNF
- a CDS encoding HU family DNA-binding protein → MTKKEFVELYAEKGGFTKKEAERAVALFLATVEDTLLKGDSITFVGWGKWEVKERATREVRNPQTKERMTIPGKKAVKFKVGKLLADRVKEM
- a CDS encoding pseudouridine synthase, giving the protein MRLDKFLTECGLGSRKEVKSLLTSGKIKVNGEIVKNPQSNIKENEDRVEYNNRVLEYSKFRYYIMNKKAGYITAVEDPREKTVMELLPEWVIKKELAPVGRLDKDTEGLLLLTNDGQLNHKLLAPKSHVEKTYYAELEKDISNEDIEKLENGVDIGGYITMPAKAEIVGEKKIHLTIKEGKFHQVKKMLEAVDNKVIYLKRISFGKLLLNDMELGEVREVKVEDII
- a CDS encoding Bax inhibitor-1/YccA family protein, producing the protein MNEYDLNEQRDEYGNFVDRAEVTNGFLRKVFLNMIVGILITAAVPAYVFFFNQALLYTIMPYFKIITFAELGLVFFLSLGINKMSSSTARLMFFIYSLMNGILFSSLAFVFDPISILYTLGVALVMFVVIAVYGYTTSEDLSHYGKYLMTGLISIIIMSLINFFIKAPMLYWAGTILGIVIFSALIAYDVNRIKRLAYNIADGDREVIEKIGIIGALNLYLDFINLFLYLLRIFGKKRR
- a CDS encoding tyrosine-type recombinase/integrase, with product MDIIKRGETGVVTARRKKRVKEERKSIFEIYRSPKTIKDYMFYLKDFLNFVYEGEGDIRGDELIDLMKDIDKTDVEDYISHLVDERGLKKTSINKILSALKSLYKEMEKNGFDNPFKYIELFKVGRNIDNILKLSFEDIKKIIGLYKIKGEKEYRNITILYTLFYTGMRSQELLNLKFKHILVREGSYYIKLEQTKSGREQYKSVYGILADKLNEYKNYLQSLYSINDEEIEEQYVFSSSVKKNTQLSYRALYDLVQNFGKLIGKDISPHNIRHAVATELSINGADLLEIRDFLGHADTRVTEVYINAKSVLEKKVLEKLPSLSSLDDVVGK